A window from Deinococcus detaillensis encodes these proteins:
- a CDS encoding cupredoxin domain-containing protein: MLDHHTIERYELGWLVVAVVMVLLMFAGVIASMITETVPGMFGSPARYINPTQLSQTEFAAPGLKVSPDGSVNAYMVARAFQFQPSVLRVPANTPVTLHFIAADVIHGLMLGQGNVNAELIPGHVATFTRTFKSPGTFVSQCNEYCGSGHQTMSFTLIVEAPK, encoded by the coding sequence ATGCTCGATCATCACACCATCGAGCGCTACGAGCTCGGCTGGCTGGTGGTGGCCGTCGTCATGGTCTTGCTGATGTTCGCCGGCGTCATCGCCAGCATGATCACCGAGACGGTGCCGGGAATGTTCGGCTCGCCCGCCCGCTATATCAATCCCACCCAACTCTCGCAGACTGAGTTCGCCGCGCCGGGCCTGAAGGTGTCCCCTGACGGATCGGTGAACGCCTACATGGTGGCGCGGGCTTTTCAGTTTCAGCCCAGCGTGCTGCGGGTGCCGGCCAACACGCCCGTTACGCTGCATTTCATCGCCGCTGACGTCATTCACGGCTTGATGCTGGGTCAGGGCAATGTCAACGCCGAGCTGATTCCCGGCCACGTCGCCACCTTCACGCGCACCTTCAAGTCCCCCGGCACCTTCGTGAGCCAGTGCAACGAGTACTGCGGCAGCGGGCACCAAACCATGAGCTTTACCTTGATCGTGGAGGCTCCCAAGTGA
- a CDS encoding c-type cytochrome, giving the protein MLTLFFAVLGLSYYAGTQLSGIQESAAVATAAPAGTGGTALFAGNCAGCHGVAGGGGIGPKLAGLVKPWSAAEFDAAVLDGHAPGGRILSAMMPHFRTAGLDGQPPSEAQMADLYAFVRGL; this is encoded by the coding sequence TTGCTGACCCTTTTTTTCGCGGTGCTGGGTCTGTCGTATTACGCGGGCACCCAACTTTCCGGCATTCAGGAATCCGCCGCCGTGGCAACGGCGGCTCCGGCGGGCACTGGCGGTACGGCCCTGTTCGCCGGCAACTGCGCGGGCTGTCACGGCGTAGCGGGCGGGGGCGGCATCGGCCCCAAGCTGGCGGGTCTGGTCAAGCCCTGGAGCGCCGCCGAATTTGACGCCGCCGTGCTGGACGGCCACGCGCCCGGCGGACGAATCCTGAGCGCCATGATGCCGCACTTCAGAACCGCTGGCCTAGACGGTCAGCCGCCCAGCGAAGCCCAGATGGCCGATCTCTACGCCTTCGTGCGCGGCCTGTGA
- a CDS encoding ABC transporter substrate-binding protein, whose amino-acid sequence MKRLTRAALALAATLSLGQALGVTRGGQMVFGRYADSLFLDPVLNDANLDIWILTNLYDTLLQPTPDGKRVQPGLASRYVLSKDGKTITLTLRPNIKFADGSPITSADVKWSLDRARNPDNGAWVDLLGSIASVAVSGNTVTVNLKNPDPSIIPALATFNTGIMPQKLFNAAPGKNDAEKAKAFAEKPIGSGPFVLSEWKRGSYMVLKRNPYYWKMGEDKKSLPYLDTLRFEIIPDDNTRILKMQAGELQGAEFIPLSRVAELKADPKINMALFPSTQVSSVFMNNRPKLKDGSANPLSDVRVRQALNYAVNRPALIQLVTFGNGKPMKSFMSSSTPLFDKSQKGYTYDLAKAKSLLAAAGYANGTDVSILVTSGSANGQALATALQQMWGAVGVRLKIEQLDAASSTARYRANDFQMRASAWTDDIADPSEITSYFAVAGATEAAHTGFTDPTIEKLFVQSQQETDKVKRAAQYKQIQTIYTNASPIIYLYETPYPVALAQFVKGFNQIPLGNNIFEKTSIEK is encoded by the coding sequence ATGAAGAGACTGACCCGCGCCGCGCTCGCCCTTGCCGCCACGCTCTCTCTCGGTCAAGCCCTCGGCGTTACACGCGGCGGCCAGATGGTGTTTGGCCGCTACGCCGACTCGCTGTTTCTCGACCCGGTGCTCAACGACGCCAACCTCGACATCTGGATTCTGACCAACCTCTACGACACGCTGCTGCAACCCACCCCCGACGGCAAGCGCGTGCAGCCGGGCCTGGCCAGCCGCTACGTGCTGTCTAAAGACGGCAAGACGATTACCCTGACGCTGCGTCCCAACATCAAGTTTGCCGACGGCAGCCCGATCACCTCCGCCGACGTGAAGTGGAGCTTAGATCGCGCCCGCAACCCCGACAACGGCGCGTGGGTGGATCTGCTCGGCTCGATTGCCAGTGTGGCCGTCAGCGGCAACACCGTGACCGTGAATCTCAAGAACCCTGATCCTTCGATCATCCCGGCGCTGGCGACTTTCAACACCGGCATCATGCCGCAGAAGCTTTTCAACGCCGCGCCCGGCAAGAACGACGCCGAAAAAGCCAAGGCGTTTGCCGAGAAGCCCATTGGCTCGGGCCCCTTCGTGCTCAGCGAGTGGAAGCGCGGCTCGTACATGGTCCTCAAGCGCAACCCGTATTACTGGAAGATGGGCGAGGACAAGAAGTCGCTGCCTTACCTCGATACCCTGCGCTTCGAGATCATCCCCGACGACAACACCCGCATCCTCAAGATGCAGGCCGGCGAGTTGCAGGGAGCCGAATTCATTCCGCTGAGCCGGGTGGCCGAACTCAAGGCCGATCCCAAGATCAATATGGCGCTGTTTCCCTCAACACAGGTCAGCAGCGTCTTCATGAATAACCGTCCCAAGCTCAAGGACGGCAGCGCCAACCCACTATCGGACGTGCGGGTGCGTCAGGCGCTCAATTACGCCGTGAACCGTCCGGCCCTGATTCAGCTGGTGACCTTCGGCAACGGCAAACCGATGAAGTCGTTCATGTCGTCGTCTACCCCGCTGTTCGACAAGTCACAGAAAGGTTACACCTACGATTTGGCCAAAGCCAAGTCCCTGTTGGCGGCAGCGGGTTACGCCAACGGCACTGACGTAAGCATCCTGGTGACCTCCGGTAGCGCCAACGGACAGGCGCTGGCGACGGCCCTCCAGCAGATGTGGGGCGCGGTGGGCGTGCGGCTCAAGATTGAGCAGCTCGACGCTGCCAGCAGTACTGCCCGCTACCGCGCCAACGACTTTCAGATGCGCGCCAGCGCTTGGACCGACGACATCGCCGATCCCAGCGAGATCACCAGCTACTTCGCCGTGGCAGGTGCCACTGAAGCGGCCCACACCGGCTTCACCGATCCCACCATCGAAAAGCTGTTTGTGCAGAGCCAGCAGGAAACTGACAAAGTCAAACGCGCCGCGCAGTACAAGCAGATTCAGACCATCTACACCAACGCTTCTCCCATCATCTACCTCTACGAGACGCCGTATCCAGTGGCGCTGGCCCAATTCGTCAAGGGCTTTAACCAAATTCCTCTCGGCAACAACATCTTCGAGAAAACCAGCATCGAGAAATAA
- a CDS encoding ABC transporter permease produces MHSSYILRRLLQIIPLFLAVMVVVFVLVHLIPGDPVSAILGDRATPDKVARANRELGLDKPLAVQFGLFVNQVLHGNLGESINLKVPVVRLILDRLPVTLFVDVYAAVLGVVMAVPLAVLAAVRRNTWIDGLIRAVFQVGLSLPVFYVALQLLTLLGARLGWFPIGGYGTTFSEHLYHLFLPALTLGLNLAAILVRTLRNSVIEVLTAEYVDFARAKGLRSRVIMTRHVLRNALIATVTLLGLNIGGLIGGAVITETVFAIPGVGKLMVDAIFGRDYPVIQGLTLTFAVLVSLVFLATDLIHARLDPRAELS; encoded by the coding sequence ATGCATTCCAGCTATATTCTGCGGCGACTTCTTCAGATCATTCCGCTGTTCCTGGCGGTGATGGTGGTCGTTTTCGTGCTCGTTCACCTCATTCCCGGCGACCCGGTAAGCGCCATACTTGGCGACCGCGCCACCCCAGATAAAGTGGCGCGTGCCAACCGTGAGCTGGGGCTGGACAAGCCTCTGGCCGTGCAGTTCGGCCTCTTTGTGAATCAGGTGCTGCACGGCAACCTGGGCGAGAGCATCAACCTCAAGGTGCCGGTGGTGCGCCTGATTCTCGACCGGCTGCCAGTCACCCTCTTTGTGGACGTATACGCCGCCGTGTTGGGTGTGGTGATGGCGGTGCCGCTGGCGGTGCTGGCCGCTGTGCGCCGCAACACCTGGATAGACGGCCTGATCCGGGCGGTGTTTCAAGTGGGTCTGTCGCTGCCAGTCTTCTATGTGGCCCTACAGCTGCTGACGCTGCTGGGGGCGCGGTTGGGCTGGTTTCCTATTGGCGGCTACGGCACTACCTTCAGCGAGCACCTTTACCACCTGTTTTTGCCGGCCCTGACGCTGGGCCTCAACTTGGCGGCGATTTTGGTTCGCACCCTCCGCAACAGCGTGATCGAAGTCCTGACCGCCGAATACGTGGATTTCGCCCGTGCCAAGGGTTTACGCAGCCGCGTCATCATGACCCGCCATGTGCTGCGTAACGCGCTGATCGCCACCGTCACGCTACTGGGACTGAATATCGGCGGGCTGATCGGCGGAGCCGTCATCACCGAAACGGTCTTCGCCATTCCCGGCGTCGGGAAACTGATGGTCGACGCCATCTTCGGGCGCGACTATCCAGTGATTCAGGGCCTGACGCTGACCTTTGCCGTGCTGGTATCGCTGGTCTTTCTGGCCACCGACTTGATTCACGCCCGGCTCGACCCGCGTGCGGAGCTGTCGTGA
- a CDS encoding ABC transporter permease, translated as MTTMHSPALEVPTRPRRRMPKATLLIGLVLLLLLIVAAIFPQYLARYSPTDFDYEAILQGPNAKHVFGTDNFGRDILSRIIYGTRVDMQIAVFTTLFPFIFGTLLGALTGYLGKWSDAVVGRFADLVVVFPFLVLVIAIVAVLGPGLTNMYIAVSAVGWVSYWRLTRGEVMAQKKAEYAQAGRVLGYSPGRILLRHLLPNAVTPAIVYLMTDMSLGILLGASLGYLGLGAQPPTPEWGVMVADGKNFMATAWWISTFPGLALTLAGVTFSLIGDGLADALRPRA; from the coding sequence ATGACCACCATGCACTCCCCCGCGCTGGAGGTGCCGACTCGCCCGCGCCGCCGAATGCCCAAGGCGACGCTGCTGATCGGCTTGGTGCTGCTGCTGCTCTTGATCGTGGCCGCCATTTTCCCGCAGTATCTGGCCCGCTACAGCCCCACCGACTTCGATTACGAAGCGATCTTGCAGGGGCCGAATGCCAAGCATGTCTTCGGCACCGACAACTTCGGGCGCGACATTCTGAGCCGGATCATCTACGGCACCCGCGTCGATATGCAGATCGCCGTGTTTACCACTCTCTTTCCGTTCATCTTCGGCACGCTGCTGGGAGCCCTGACCGGTTACCTGGGCAAATGGAGCGACGCGGTGGTGGGCCGCTTCGCCGATCTGGTGGTGGTCTTTCCCTTCCTGGTGCTGGTCATCGCCATCGTGGCGGTGCTGGGGCCGGGCCTTACCAACATGTACATCGCGGTCAGCGCGGTGGGCTGGGTCAGCTACTGGCGGCTGACACGCGGCGAGGTCATGGCGCAGAAGAAAGCCGAATATGCGCAGGCCGGACGGGTGCTCGGGTACAGCCCAGGACGCATTCTGCTGCGCCACCTGCTGCCCAACGCCGTCACGCCCGCCATCGTCTATCTGATGACCGACATGAGCCTGGGCATTCTGCTGGGCGCGTCGCTCGGCTATCTGGGCCTGGGCGCACAGCCGCCCACACCCGAATGGGGCGTGATGGTGGCCGACGGTAAAAACTTCATGGCCACCGCGTGGTGGATCAGCACCTTTCCGGGCCTGGCCCTGACGCTGGCAGGCGTGACCTTCAGCCTGATCGGTGACGGATTGGCCGACGCCCTGAGGCCCCGCGCATGA
- a CDS encoding ABC transporter ATP-binding protein, translating into MTAFVKEQAPLLTVRDLNVRIPTPGGVLHAVRGVNFDLMPGEVLGLVGESGSGKSVTLRSLIRLHRPPIQMTGTVEYGGQNLLGVSDSKLRSVRGGQISMIFQEPMSALNPVLTVGEQIEENLREHKGLRGKAAQNRAAELLDLTGIPSPRARLADYPHQFSGGMRQRAMIAIALASEPQLLLADEPTTALDVTIQDQILRLLLRLREELHMSVILVTHDLGVVAQTCDRVAVMYGGRLVETAGVNDLFHAPKHAYTLGLLRSLPGAGEHRRPLQPIPGGPPDLRSLPPGCPFAPRCEYVTDDCRGNEPPLLEVAPGRFSACIHYAELPALKASLEEVGV; encoded by the coding sequence ATGACCGCTTTTGTTAAGGAACAGGCTCCACTCCTGACTGTGCGCGATCTGAACGTCCGCATTCCCACACCTGGTGGGGTGCTCCACGCGGTGCGCGGCGTCAACTTCGATTTGATGCCCGGCGAGGTGCTGGGCCTGGTGGGCGAGTCGGGCAGCGGCAAGAGCGTGACCCTGCGCTCGCTGATCCGGCTGCACCGCCCGCCGATTCAGATGACCGGAACCGTCGAGTACGGCGGCCAGAATCTGCTGGGCGTCTCCGACTCGAAGCTGCGCTCGGTGCGCGGCGGGCAGATCAGCATGATCTTTCAGGAGCCGATGTCAGCCCTCAATCCGGTGCTGACGGTGGGCGAGCAGATCGAGGAGAACCTGCGCGAACACAAAGGCTTGCGTGGCAAGGCGGCGCAGAACCGGGCCGCTGAACTGCTGGACCTGACCGGCATTCCCAGCCCCCGCGCCCGCCTCGCGGATTACCCACACCAGTTTTCCGGCGGGATGCGCCAGCGGGCCATGATCGCCATTGCGCTGGCTTCCGAGCCGCAATTGCTGCTGGCTGACGAGCCGACGACGGCACTCGACGTGACCATCCAGGATCAGATCCTGAGACTCCTGCTGCGGCTGCGAGAGGAACTGCACATGAGCGTGATTCTGGTGACGCACGATCTGGGCGTGGTGGCGCAGACCTGTGACCGGGTGGCCGTGATGTACGGCGGGCGATTGGTGGAAACGGCGGGTGTGAACGACCTGTTTCACGCGCCCAAACACGCCTACACGCTGGGCCTCTTGCGGAGCCTGCCGGGGGCCGGGGAGCACCGACGCCCGCTTCAGCCGATTCCCGGCGGGCCGCCTGATTTGCGTTCGCTGCCGCCGGGTTGCCCCTTTGCGCCGCGCTGCGAATACGTGACGGACGACTGCCGGGGCAACGAGCCGCCCCTGCTGGAAGTTGCGCCGGGACGGTTCAGCGCCTGCATTCATTACGCCGAATTGCCAGCCCTCAAAGCCAGTCTCGAGGAGGTAGGAGTATGA
- a CDS encoding ABC transporter ATP-binding protein, with product MTVPLSKSTPPLMEIHGLTKTFPVAQSLLSRWRGQPQRAVQALTDVELNVRRGETLGIVGESGCGKSTLARTLVRLYDADRGSVRYGDLDVLALRGADLRQYNRRVQMIFQDPYSSLNPRMTVEAVLREALSVHKMRPPAEQPARVRELLKLVGLPPEAAGRLPHEFSGGQRQRIGIARALALEPECLIADELVSALDVSVQAQVVNLLLELQERLDLTVLFVAHDLRLVRHISHRVAVMYLGRVVEVSDTETIFTAPRHPYTQALLAAAPTLDPSQRTAAPAIMGELPSPLNVPSGCAFRTRCPYAFERCATERPALLKLEDGPEVACHLYDPAQTAPFKLAT from the coding sequence ATGACCGTGCCTCTCTCCAAATCCACTCCGCCTTTAATGGAAATCCACGGTCTGACCAAGACGTTTCCGGTGGCGCAGAGCTTACTTTCGCGCTGGAGAGGCCAACCGCAGCGGGCGGTGCAGGCCCTGACCGACGTGGAGCTGAACGTGCGGCGCGGCGAGACGCTCGGCATCGTGGGCGAGAGTGGCTGCGGCAAGTCCACGCTGGCCCGCACGCTGGTCCGGCTCTACGACGCCGACCGGGGCAGCGTCCGTTACGGCGATCTGGACGTGCTGGCGCTGCGCGGCGCGGACTTGCGGCAATACAACCGCCGGGTTCAGATGATCTTTCAAGATCCCTATTCCAGCCTCAACCCGCGTATGACCGTTGAAGCTGTGCTGCGCGAGGCGCTGAGCGTCCACAAGATGCGCCCGCCCGCCGAGCAGCCCGCCCGCGTGCGCGAACTGCTGAAGCTGGTGGGTCTGCCACCCGAGGCTGCTGGACGCCTGCCGCACGAGTTCTCCGGCGGCCAACGCCAGCGCATCGGCATCGCGCGGGCGCTGGCGCTGGAACCCGAATGCCTAATCGCCGACGAGCTGGTGTCGGCGCTGGACGTGTCGGTGCAGGCGCAGGTGGTCAACCTGCTGCTGGAGTTGCAGGAACGCCTGGACCTGACGGTGCTGTTCGTGGCCCACGATTTGCGGCTGGTGCGTCACATCTCGCACCGGGTGGCGGTGATGTATTTGGGCCGGGTGGTGGAAGTCTCGGACACGGAGACGATCTTCACGGCTCCGCGTCATCCGTACACGCAGGCTCTTCTCGCCGCTGCGCCCACCCTCGATCCGAGCCAGCGCACGGCGGCCCCGGCCATCATGGGCGAGTTGCCCAGCCCGCTGAACGTGCCGAGCGGCTGCGCCTTCAGAACACGCTGCCCGTACGCCTTCGAGCGCTGCGCCACCGAGCGGCCCGCCCTGCTCAAGTTGGAAGACGGCCCGGAGGTGGCCTGCCATCTGTACGACCCTGCCCAAACTGCGCCCTTCAAGCTGGCGACATGA
- a CDS encoding GntR family transcriptional regulator, translated as MKSPVQEPSSGAAEPFVWPLGIDRSLGVPVNTQLRGQLEYGIACGDIPRGARLPSVRELSQELGVAHMTVAGVYKELLGLGLIMTSRGRGTFVAAAPQPPPGPDLTRLTRLLSDTLARAEGEGYSLRQIGEAMNALIARGAQPQQTGVSVLLVGLFADATRSYAANVQAALPAGDRVQAVTLDDLRSGRSHTDAQNADVVLALAHRLNETRALLPGREIIPVGFIPSQRTRAALAALDPMIRLTIVTTFEEFLPTFLSGVKRFAPHVLSIQATHLHAKDLQSVLDACDVATYATGSERVRTLIPNKPALEYRHVVDPRDIGGLVLPAVEAQRTSRKTPSHKPKKELS; from the coding sequence ATGAAATCTCCCGTGCAGGAACCATCTTCCGGAGCCGCTGAGCCTTTTGTCTGGCCGCTGGGCATCGACCGCAGTCTGGGGGTGCCGGTCAACACCCAACTGCGCGGGCAACTGGAATACGGGATTGCCTGCGGGGACATCCCGCGCGGCGCACGGCTGCCCAGCGTGCGCGAACTGTCTCAGGAACTGGGCGTGGCGCACATGACGGTGGCGGGCGTCTACAAAGAACTGCTGGGGCTGGGCCTGATCATGACCTCACGCGGGCGCGGCACCTTCGTGGCCGCCGCGCCGCAGCCGCCGCCCGGCCCTGATTTGACGCGGCTGACCCGGCTGCTCTCGGACACGCTGGCGCGGGCCGAGGGCGAGGGCTACAGCCTGCGCCAGATCGGGGAGGCCATGAACGCCCTGATCGCACGCGGCGCACAGCCGCAGCAAACCGGTGTCAGCGTGCTGCTGGTGGGCTTATTTGCCGACGCCACCCGCAGTTACGCGGCGAACGTTCAGGCGGCGCTGCCTGCCGGAGACCGGGTGCAGGCAGTCACGCTGGACGACCTGCGTTCCGGGCGCTCGCACACCGACGCGCAAAACGCCGACGTGGTGCTGGCGCTGGCCCACCGCCTGAATGAGACGCGGGCACTTTTGCCGGGCCGGGAGATTATTCCGGTGGGCTTCATTCCCTCGCAGCGCACCCGAGCGGCGCTGGCGGCCCTCGACCCGATGATCCGGCTGACGATTGTGACGACCTTCGAAGAATTTCTGCCCACCTTTCTGAGCGGCGTCAAACGTTTCGCGCCGCATGTCTTGTCTATTCAGGCCACTCACCTGCACGCCAAGGATTTACAGAGCGTGCTGGACGCCTGTGACGTGGCCACTTACGCCACCGGCTCCGAAAGAGTCCGCACCTTGATACCCAACAAGCCGGCCCTCGAATACCGCCACGTCGTCGACCCGCGCGACATCGGGGGGCTGGTGCTGCCCGCCGTGGAAGCGCAGCGAACGTCCCGAAAAACGCCATCACACAAGCCCAAAAAGGAGCTGTCATGA
- a CDS encoding creatininase family protein produces the protein MTAIEQMNWMQVEEYLKSDNRCILPLGSTEQHAHLSLCVDNILPSKLAHDAVGGSGVPVFPVLPYGVTPYFRAYPGSINIRVQTYLAIVRDILDDLHEQGFRRILIVNGHGGNTPAQGFTAEWMADHPGTQVKFHNWWNAPQVWAKVQATDSNASHASWMENFPWTRLDGVEMPDTEKTGVDFDYMRLLGPAALREYLGEGNFGGKFQRPDADMQAIWDVAVAETRAMLEKGWAE, from the coding sequence ATGACCGCGATTGAACAGATGAACTGGATGCAGGTCGAAGAGTACCTCAAGAGCGACAACCGCTGCATTTTGCCGCTGGGCAGCACCGAGCAGCATGCGCACCTGAGCCTGTGCGTGGACAACATCTTGCCCTCCAAGCTGGCACATGACGCGGTGGGGGGCTCCGGCGTGCCGGTCTTTCCCGTCTTACCCTACGGCGTCACGCCGTACTTCCGGGCCTATCCGGGCAGCATCAATATCCGGGTGCAGACGTATTTGGCGATCGTGCGCGATATTCTGGACGACCTGCACGAGCAGGGCTTCCGGCGAATATTGATCGTCAACGGACACGGCGGCAACACCCCAGCGCAGGGCTTTACCGCCGAGTGGATGGCCGACCATCCCGGCACGCAGGTCAAGTTTCACAACTGGTGGAACGCCCCGCAGGTCTGGGCCAAAGTGCAGGCCACCGACTCCAACGCCAGCCACGCGTCTTGGATGGAGAATTTTCCGTGGACGCGGCTAGACGGCGTGGAGATGCCGGACACGGAGAAAACTGGCGTGGACTTCGATTACATGCGGTTGCTCGGCCCGGCGGCGCTGCGCGAGTACCTTGGTGAGGGCAATTTCGGCGGCAAATTCCAGCGCCCCGACGCCGACATGCAGGCCATCTGGGACGTGGCCGTGGCCGAAACCCGCGCCATGCTGGAAAAAGGGTGGGCCGAGTGA
- a CDS encoding ketopantoate reductase family protein — protein MSEEDSQRLLIWGAGAIGGTIGAYLLRGGCDVTFVDVDAGHVTAINERGLSITGPFGEFNVTAPAFTPETLKSQWDTILLCTKAQHTAAAAKALAPHLSPGGVVVSIQNGLNPLIINEHIPPGQVLGSFVNFGADYLEPGVVQYGGRGVVVIGEQDGQLTDRARRVHQMLQHFEPDAVLSPNVFGYLWSKLAYGALLFATAVTNDSIADALARPEDRALYTELGREVMRVALAHGVTPEAFNGFDPAAFLPDAGDAAAQTSLDEMVAFNRRSAKTHSGIWRDLAVRKRTTEVDAQLGWVVHFGAQHAVPTPLNARLIELIHEIEQGTRELGRENLTELRGLLLEEQA, from the coding sequence GTGAGCGAGGAGGACTCGCAACGCCTGCTGATCTGGGGAGCCGGGGCCATCGGCGGCACGATTGGCGCGTATCTGCTGCGCGGCGGCTGTGACGTGACCTTCGTGGATGTGGACGCGGGTCACGTCACAGCCATCAATGAACGCGGCCTGAGCATCACCGGCCCGTTTGGAGAGTTCAACGTGACTGCCCCCGCCTTCACCCCAGAGACGCTGAAAAGCCAGTGGGACACCATCTTGCTGTGTACCAAGGCGCAACACACGGCGGCGGCAGCCAAAGCCCTCGCGCCCCATCTCAGCCCCGGCGGCGTGGTGGTGTCCATCCAGAATGGCCTCAACCCGCTGATCATCAACGAACACATCCCGCCGGGGCAGGTGCTGGGCAGCTTCGTCAACTTCGGCGCGGATTATCTGGAGCCGGGCGTGGTGCAGTACGGCGGGCGGGGCGTGGTGGTCATCGGTGAGCAGGACGGACAGTTGACCGATCGGGCGCGGCGAGTCCATCAGATGCTCCAGCACTTCGAGCCTGACGCCGTCCTGAGTCCCAACGTGTTCGGCTACCTGTGGAGCAAGCTCGCTTACGGGGCACTGCTGTTTGCCACCGCCGTGACCAACGACAGCATCGCCGACGCGCTTGCACGGCCCGAAGACCGCGCCCTCTACACCGAACTGGGCCGCGAGGTCATGCGGGTGGCCCTGGCGCACGGGGTCACGCCCGAAGCCTTCAACGGCTTTGACCCGGCGGCCTTTTTGCCGGATGCTGGTGACGCGGCGGCGCAAACAAGTCTGGACGAGATGGTGGCCTTCAACCGCCGCAGCGCCAAGACACACAGTGGCATCTGGCGCGATCTGGCGGTTCGCAAACGCACGACGGAGGTGGACGCGCAACTCGGCTGGGTGGTGCATTTTGGGGCGCAGCACGCCGTTCCCACACCATTAAATGCCCGACTGATCGAGCTGATTCACGAAATAGAGCAAGGAACGCGTGAGCTGGGCCGCGAGAATCTAACGGAGTTGCGCGGCCTCCTTCTTGAGGAACAAGCATGA
- a CDS encoding SDR family NAD(P)-dependent oxidoreductase produces the protein MSGSQRFTGQTVIVTGAAHGFGRTIAHAFAGEGAAVWACDVNTEGLDETARLIQEGSLTIQTRKVDVGDAAAVSAFMAEVVAETGRVDVLVNNAGGVRGQVGRPIEEISAPDWQAIFAVNVDGAFFFAQAAAPHMKAQKSGRIINISSGAGLGISLTGIQAYASAKAAQIGLTRQLAHELGAWGITVNNVAPGFVRSNPTTERQWESYGEEGQRKLIDGIALKRLGTPEDIANAVLFFASDQAGWVTGQVLSVDGGK, from the coding sequence ATGAGCGGCAGTCAACGCTTCACAGGTCAGACCGTCATTGTCACGGGCGCGGCCCACGGCTTCGGGCGCACGATTGCCCACGCTTTCGCTGGTGAGGGAGCGGCGGTCTGGGCCTGCGACGTGAACACCGAGGGGTTGGATGAAACGGCCCGGCTGATTCAGGAAGGCAGCCTGACGATCCAGACCCGGAAAGTGGACGTGGGTGACGCGGCTGCCGTCTCAGCTTTCATGGCCGAAGTCGTGGCCGAGACGGGCCGTGTGGATGTGCTGGTCAACAACGCGGGCGGCGTGCGAGGGCAGGTGGGCCGCCCCATCGAGGAGATCAGCGCCCCGGATTGGCAGGCCATCTTCGCCGTCAACGTGGACGGGGCCTTTTTCTTCGCGCAGGCGGCGGCCCCGCACATGAAGGCCCAGAAGTCGGGCCGGATCATCAACATTTCCAGCGGCGCGGGCCTAGGCATCAGCCTGACCGGTATTCAGGCGTATGCCTCGGCCAAGGCTGCCCAGATCGGCCTGACCCGCCAGTTGGCGCATGAGCTGGGCGCGTGGGGCATCACCGTCAACAACGTGGCTCCCGGTTTCGTCCGCAGCAATCCCACCACCGAGCGCCAGTGGGAAAGCTACGGCGAGGAGGGCCAGCGCAAACTGATAGACGGCATCGCGCTGAAGCGGCTGGGAACCCCTGAAGACATCGCCAATGCGGTGCTGTTCTTCGCCTCCGATCAGGCGGGCTGGGTGACCGGGCAAGTCTTGAGTGTGGACGGCGGTAAATGA